One stretch of Qipengyuania gelatinilytica DNA includes these proteins:
- a CDS encoding enoyl-CoA hydratase/isomerase family protein, whose amino-acid sequence MTDEVNIHTHGRTGHISLNRPKALHSLTLDMCHAMSKTLTGWAGDDAVEAIILDHAEGRGFCAGGDINLLRNSALNDGGESGRAFFHDEYQLNHQMMTYDKPIVAFMDGITMGGGVGIALPCKYRVATEHTRFAMPETGIGLFPDVGGGWHLSRLGGRLGQFLALTGARLDGAECVWAGIATHYLPSEKLAEAKARITEHPDRIAGILSELSVTPPAARIEGNAELIKKHFASDRYEDILARLEADDSDWAAKELATLRTKSPQTCKVALRQLSESEKLDSFADNMVMEYRIASRVLTRPDFAEGVRAVIVDKTNDPKWDPATPEGVSEELIDSIFAPLPADEEWKPL is encoded by the coding sequence ATGACCGATGAAGTGAACATTCATACCCATGGCCGCACCGGCCATATCTCGCTCAATCGCCCCAAGGCGCTGCACTCGCTTACGCTCGACATGTGTCACGCGATGAGCAAGACACTCACCGGCTGGGCGGGTGACGATGCGGTCGAGGCGATAATCCTCGACCATGCCGAAGGCCGCGGCTTTTGCGCGGGCGGCGACATCAACCTGCTGCGCAACTCAGCGCTCAACGACGGCGGTGAGAGCGGGCGCGCCTTCTTCCATGACGAGTACCAGCTCAACCACCAGATGATGACTTATGACAAGCCGATCGTGGCTTTCATGGACGGCATCACCATGGGCGGCGGCGTGGGCATTGCCCTGCCCTGCAAGTACCGCGTCGCGACCGAGCACACGCGTTTCGCTATGCCGGAAACAGGCATCGGCCTTTTCCCCGACGTGGGCGGCGGCTGGCACCTGTCGCGCCTCGGCGGACGCCTCGGCCAGTTCCTCGCGCTCACCGGCGCGCGGCTCGACGGTGCGGAATGTGTCTGGGCGGGCATCGCCACGCATTACCTGCCGAGTGAGAAGCTCGCCGAAGCCAAGGCGCGCATCACCGAACACCCCGACCGTATCGCGGGCATCCTGTCCGAACTCTCGGTCACTCCGCCCGCAGCGCGGATCGAGGGTAATGCCGAGCTGATTAAGAAACACTTCGCCTCCGACCGCTACGAGGACATTCTCGCCAGGCTCGAGGCCGACGACAGCGATTGGGCGGCGAAGGAACTTGCCACCTTGCGCACCAAGAGCCCGCAGACCTGCAAGGTCGCGCTGCGCCAGCTGAGCGAGAGCGAGAAGCTCGACAGCTTCGCCGACAACATGGTCATGGAATACCGCATCGCATCGCGCGTCCTGACCCGCCCCGACTTTGCCGAAGGCGTGCGCGCAGTGATCGTGGACAAGACGAACGACCCAAAATGGGATCCGGCAACGCCCGAGGGCGTGAGCGAGGAGCTGATCGACAGCATCTTCGCCCCGCTTCCCGCCGATGAGGAATGGAAACCCCTATGA
- the gcvPB gene encoding aminomethyl-transferring glycine dehydrogenase subunit GcvPB encodes MSGPDTVTGNRALMLEEPLIFEIGTTETTGVDLPEPTGGANRLGGLERAEKIGLPGLSEPETVRHYTRLSRQNYAIDLGLFPLGSCTMKHNPRLNEKVARMPGFADVHPLQPVDTVRGALEVINELAHWLIDLTGMHGVAMSPKAGAHGELCGILCIRAALEARGDAREVILVPESAHGTNPATAAFAGYKIEDIPANSDGRVDLDALKNRLGPDVAGVMITNPSTLGLFERDLKEISDAVHEAGGFVYCDGANFNAIVGKVRPGDLGVDAMHINLHKTFSTPHGGGGPGSGPVVLSEALSPFGPLPYTARTKDGVVHLIEEEDADAFSEEHFGGVMQSFGRMTAFHGQMGMFTRALSYILSHGADGLRQVAEDAVLNANYILRSLDDVLDAPFGHSGPCMHEALFSDKGFAEDISTLDLAKALIDEGYHPMTMYFPLVVHGAMLVEPTETESKAALDQFIMALRSVAERAKAGDETLKTAPHYAPRRRLDETLAARKPILAWEEPNPPAGEPTMSEQGGR; translated from the coding sequence ATGAGCGGCCCCGACACCGTCACCGGCAACCGCGCGCTGATGCTCGAAGAGCCGCTGATCTTCGAGATCGGCACCACCGAGACCACCGGCGTCGACCTGCCCGAACCGACGGGCGGCGCCAACCGCCTTGGCGGGCTCGAGCGTGCCGAAAAGATCGGCCTGCCCGGTCTTTCCGAGCCGGAAACCGTGCGCCACTACACGCGCCTCAGCCGCCAGAACTACGCGATCGACCTCGGCCTCTTCCCGCTCGGAAGCTGCACGATGAAGCACAACCCGCGGCTCAACGAGAAGGTCGCGCGGATGCCCGGCTTTGCCGATGTCCATCCGCTGCAGCCGGTGGACACCGTGCGCGGTGCGCTCGAAGTCATCAACGAGCTGGCGCACTGGCTGATTGACCTCACCGGTATGCACGGCGTCGCCATGAGCCCCAAGGCGGGCGCGCATGGCGAATTGTGCGGTATCCTCTGCATTCGTGCCGCGCTGGAAGCGCGCGGCGATGCGCGTGAAGTTATCCTCGTGCCCGAAAGCGCGCATGGCACCAATCCCGCCACTGCTGCCTTTGCGGGTTACAAGATCGAGGACATCCCTGCCAATTCGGACGGGCGCGTCGATCTCGATGCGCTGAAAAACCGTCTCGGCCCAGATGTTGCGGGCGTGATGATCACCAACCCCTCGACGCTCGGCCTGTTCGAGCGCGACCTCAAGGAAATCTCCGACGCGGTCCACGAGGCAGGCGGCTTCGTCTATTGCGACGGCGCGAACTTCAACGCCATCGTCGGCAAGGTGCGCCCGGGCGACCTCGGCGTCGATGCGATGCACATCAATCTGCACAAGACCTTCTCCACCCCGCATGGCGGTGGCGGTCCGGGCTCGGGCCCCGTGGTCCTGTCCGAAGCGCTCAGCCCCTTCGGCCCGCTGCCCTACACGGCGCGTACCAAGGATGGCGTCGTCCACCTGATCGAGGAAGAGGATGCCGACGCATTCTCCGAAGAACACTTCGGCGGCGTGATGCAGAGCTTCGGCCGGATGACCGCCTTTCACGGGCAGATGGGCATGTTCACCCGCGCGCTGAGCTACATCCTCAGCCACGGCGCGGACGGGCTGCGCCAGGTCGCCGAGGACGCGGTTCTCAACGCCAATTATATCCTCCGCAGCCTCGACGATGTGCTCGATGCGCCCTTCGGCCACAGCGGCCCCTGCATGCACGAGGCGCTGTTCAGCGATAAGGGATTTGCGGAAGATATCTCGACGCTCGATCTCGCCAAAGCGCTGATCGACGAGGGCTACCACCCGATGACCATGTACTTCCCGCTGGTGGTGCATGGCGCGATGCTGGTCGAGCCCACCGAGACCGAGAGCAAGGCGGCGCTGGACCAGTTCATCATGGCCCTGCGCAGCGTTGCCGAGCGTGCCAAGGCTGGCGACGAGACGCTCAAGACCGCGCCGCATTACGCGCCGCGCCGCCGCCTCGACGAGACGCTCGCCGCGCGCAAGCCGATCCTCGCCTGGGAAGAGCCCAATCCTCCTGCTGGCGAGCCGACGATGAGCGAGCAGGGCGGGCGGTAA
- a CDS encoding acyl-CoA dehydrogenase family protein, which yields MTTNSGQFQLTEEQLAIQEMAQRFTADNITPHAAEWDEKSHFPREVIQSTAELGFGAIYVSEESGGIGLGRLEAALIMEAMAYGCPTTSAFISIHNMASWMIDQFGSQDVKDRYLPDLVSMEKIASYCLTEPGSGSDAAGLKTNAKLDGDHYVLNGTKQFISGGGVNDVYVTMVRTSEHKTKGITCLVIDKDTPGVSFGKPEKKLGWNASPTAQVIFEDARVPVANRVGDEGEGFRFAMMGLDGGRLNIGACSLGGAQRCLDEAVAYTKDRKQFDTPIADFQNTQFMLADMATDLEAARALLYLAAAKVTDNAPDKSRFSAMAKRLATDNGSKIVNDALQLFGGYGYLKEYPIERFWRDLRVHSILEGTNQVMRMIVGRDLLRQ from the coding sequence ATGACTACGAATTCAGGACAATTCCAGCTCACCGAAGAGCAGCTCGCGATCCAGGAAATGGCGCAGCGCTTCACCGCCGACAACATCACGCCGCATGCTGCGGAATGGGACGAGAAATCGCACTTCCCGCGCGAAGTGATCCAGAGCACTGCCGAACTCGGCTTTGGGGCGATCTACGTCTCCGAAGAAAGCGGCGGCATTGGCCTCGGCCGGCTTGAGGCGGCGTTGATCATGGAGGCCATGGCCTATGGCTGCCCGACCACCAGCGCCTTCATCTCGATCCACAACATGGCGAGCTGGATGATCGACCAGTTCGGCAGCCAAGACGTGAAAGACCGTTACCTGCCCGACCTCGTCAGCATGGAGAAGATCGCCAGCTATTGCCTCACCGAACCCGGCAGCGGGTCCGACGCAGCAGGCCTCAAAACCAATGCGAAGCTCGACGGCGATCACTATGTCCTGAACGGCACCAAGCAGTTCATCTCGGGCGGCGGCGTCAACGATGTCTACGTCACCATGGTCCGCACTTCCGAGCACAAGACCAAGGGCATCACCTGCCTCGTGATCGACAAGGACACGCCCGGCGTATCCTTCGGCAAGCCGGAGAAGAAGCTGGGCTGGAACGCCTCGCCCACCGCACAGGTCATCTTCGAAGATGCGCGCGTGCCCGTCGCCAACCGCGTCGGCGATGAAGGCGAAGGCTTCCGCTTTGCGATGATGGGCCTCGACGGCGGTCGTCTGAACATCGGCGCCTGTTCGCTTGGCGGCGCGCAGCGCTGCCTCGACGAGGCGGTGGCCTATACCAAGGACCGCAAGCAGTTCGACACGCCGATCGCCGACTTCCAGAACACGCAGTTCATGCTCGCCGACATGGCGACCGATCTCGAGGCGGCGCGCGCCCTGCTCTACCTCGCGGCGGCCAAGGTCACCGACAACGCGCCCGACAAGTCGCGCTTCTCGGCCATGGCCAAGCGCCTTGCGACCGACAATGGCAGCAAGATCGTCAACGACGCGCTGCAGCTGTTCGGCGGCTACGGCTACCTCAAGGAATATCCGATCGAGCGTTTCTGGCGCGACCTGCGCGTCCACTCGATCCTCGAAGGCACCAACCAGGTCATGCGCATGATCGTGGGCCGTGACCTGCTGCGCCAGTAA
- a CDS encoding I78 family peptidase inhibitor, with the protein MDASDLDGDGACQAAPAQTLLHQAASDELAEAILKASGARTLRWGGPDTVFTMDYREDRVNVIYDADGTITRITCG; encoded by the coding sequence GTGGACGCAAGCGACCTCGATGGCGATGGTGCCTGTCAGGCTGCTCCTGCGCAAACCCTTCTTCATCAGGCCGCCAGCGACGAGCTCGCAGAAGCGATTCTCAAAGCCAGCGGTGCCCGAACCCTGCGCTGGGGAGGGCCGGATACGGTCTTCACCATGGACTATCGCGAGGACCGGGTGAACGTGATCTACGATGCTGACGGCACCATTACGCGGATCACCTGCGGGTGA
- a CDS encoding CoA-acylating methylmalonate-semialdehyde dehydrogenase, protein MRQVDHFIAGGAAGSATRTHKIWNPSTGEVQAEVALGDAALLQKAVDAAKKVQPEWAATNPQRRARVMFAFKELVEANKQELAELLSSEHGKVVDDAHGDVQRGLEVIEFACGIPQALKGEYTQSAGPGIDVYSMRQPLGIGAGITPFNFPAMIPMWMFGMAIAAGNAFILKPSERDPSVPVRLAELFLEAGAPEGLLQVVHGDKEMVDAILDHPDIPAISFVGSSDIAQYIYSRGSANAKRVQAFGGAKNHGIVMPDADLDQVVNDLAGAAFGSAGERCMALPVVVPVGDDTADKLREKLIPAINALRVGVSNDPDAHYGPVVTPEHKARVEGWIDTAEKEGAEVVIDGRGFSLQGHENGFFVGPTLLDRVTTDMESYKEEIFGPVLQIVRAKDFEEAVRLPSEHQYGNGVAIFTRNGHAAREFASRVNVGMVGINVPIPVPVSYHSFGGWKRSGFGDIDQYGMEGLKFWTKAKKVTQRWPDGGGDGSNAFVIPTMG, encoded by the coding sequence ATGCGTCAGGTTGACCATTTCATCGCCGGTGGAGCCGCAGGTTCCGCAACTCGCACCCACAAGATCTGGAACCCCTCGACGGGCGAAGTCCAGGCCGAAGTCGCGCTTGGCGATGCGGCTCTGCTGCAGAAAGCGGTCGACGCGGCCAAGAAGGTCCAGCCCGAATGGGCAGCCACCAACCCCCAGCGCCGCGCCCGCGTGATGTTCGCGTTCAAGGAACTGGTCGAAGCGAACAAGCAGGAGCTCGCCGAGCTGCTGTCGAGCGAGCACGGCAAGGTTGTCGACGACGCGCATGGCGATGTGCAGCGCGGGCTCGAAGTCATTGAGTTTGCCTGCGGCATCCCGCAGGCGCTGAAGGGCGAGTACACGCAGAGCGCAGGCCCGGGCATCGACGTCTATTCGATGCGCCAGCCGCTCGGCATCGGTGCGGGCATTACCCCGTTCAACTTCCCGGCCATGATTCCGATGTGGATGTTCGGCATGGCGATCGCGGCGGGTAACGCTTTCATCCTCAAGCCCTCGGAGCGCGATCCCTCCGTTCCGGTCCGCCTCGCCGAACTGTTCCTCGAAGCGGGCGCCCCTGAAGGTCTGTTGCAGGTCGTCCACGGCGACAAGGAAATGGTCGACGCCATCCTCGACCATCCCGATATTCCCGCAATCAGCTTCGTCGGTTCGTCCGACATCGCGCAGTACATCTACTCGCGCGGCTCGGCGAATGCGAAGCGCGTGCAGGCCTTTGGCGGCGCGAAGAACCACGGCATCGTCATGCCCGACGCCGACCTCGACCAGGTGGTGAACGATCTTGCCGGTGCCGCCTTCGGCTCTGCTGGTGAGCGCTGCATGGCTCTGCCCGTCGTCGTCCCTGTAGGCGACGACACCGCAGACAAGCTGCGCGAAAAGCTGATCCCTGCGATCAACGCGCTGCGCGTCGGTGTCTCTAACGATCCCGATGCGCATTACGGCCCCGTAGTCACGCCCGAGCACAAGGCGCGCGTCGAAGGCTGGATCGATACGGCCGAGAAGGAAGGCGCCGAAGTCGTCATCGACGGTCGCGGCTTCAGCCTGCAGGGCCACGAAAACGGCTTCTTTGTCGGCCCGACGCTGCTCGACCGCGTCACCACCGACATGGAGAGCTACAAGGAAGAAATCTTCGGCCCCGTGCTCCAGATCGTGCGCGCCAAGGATTTCGAGGAGGCCGTGCGCCTGCCGAGCGAGCACCAGTATGGCAACGGAGTCGCGATCTTCACCCGCAACGGCCACGCCGCGCGCGAATTCGCCAGCCGCGTCAACGTCGGCATGGTCGGCATCAACGTGCCGATCCCCGTGCCCGTCAGCTACCACAGCTTCGGCGGCTGGAAGCGTTCTGGCTTCGGCGATATCGACCAGTACGGCATGGAAGGCCTCAAGTTCTGGACCAAGGCCAAGAAGGTCACCCAGCGCTGGCCCGACGGCGGCGGCGACGGGTCGAACGCCTTCGTCATTCCGACGATGGGGTGA
- the mmsB gene encoding 3-hydroxyisobutyrate dehydrogenase yields MKIAFIGLGNMGGGMAANLVKAGHEVNAFDLSEEALATAGDNGCETFTDASEAVQGVDGVVTMLPNGGIVKSVYEGSVIGKAPAGAVLLDCSTIDVATAKEVIAKAEAAGYDMVDAPVSGGIAAANGGTLTFMVGGTDKAFKRAEEVLNAMGKAVIHAGDAGAGQTAKICNNMLLAITMIGTTEAMKMAEKLGLDPQKFYEISSQSSGYCWPLNAYTPMPGVGVESPADNGYKGGFATALMLKDLRLAMEAAGSVDAKTALGKHATEIYEAFAEENGGLDFSAVIKTL; encoded by the coding sequence ATGAAAATCGCTTTCATTGGCCTCGGCAACATGGGCGGCGGGATGGCCGCGAACCTCGTGAAAGCGGGGCACGAGGTGAACGCCTTCGACCTTTCCGAAGAGGCGCTTGCGACGGCCGGGGACAACGGATGCGAAACTTTCACAGACGCCAGCGAAGCCGTGCAGGGCGTCGACGGCGTGGTGACCATGCTGCCCAATGGCGGGATCGTGAAGTCCGTCTACGAAGGCAGCGTGATCGGCAAGGCTCCTGCGGGCGCGGTGCTGCTCGACTGCTCGACCATCGACGTCGCCACCGCGAAAGAGGTGATCGCCAAAGCCGAGGCCGCCGGTTACGACATGGTCGATGCGCCGGTCTCCGGCGGGATCGCGGCGGCCAATGGCGGCACGCTCACCTTCATGGTCGGCGGAACCGACAAGGCCTTCAAGCGCGCCGAAGAGGTGCTGAACGCCATGGGCAAGGCGGTGATCCATGCAGGTGACGCGGGCGCGGGCCAGACCGCCAAGATCTGCAACAACATGCTGCTGGCCATCACCATGATCGGCACGACCGAGGCGATGAAAATGGCCGAGAAGCTCGGCCTAGACCCGCAGAAGTTCTACGAGATCAGTTCGCAAAGCTCGGGCTATTGCTGGCCGCTCAATGCCTATACGCCGATGCCTGGCGTCGGCGTCGAGAGCCCGGCGGACAATGGCTACAAGGGCGGCTTTGCGACTGCACTGATGCTGAAGGACCTGCGCCTCGCGATGGAGGCAGCCGGCAGCGTCGATGCCAAGACCGCGCTCGGCAAGCATGCCACCGAAATCTACGAGGCTTTCGCCGAAGAGAACGGCGGGCTCGACTTCTCGGCGGTGATCAAGACGCTCTAG
- the gcvPA gene encoding aminomethyl-transferring glycine dehydrogenase subunit GcvPA, translated as MRYLPLTDADRSAMLEKIGAPDVDALFVDVPEEARLDGPIHGLPMHASEMAVEKHMRTLSKKNLAASDAAFFLGAGAYKHHVPASVDHIIQRGEFLTAYTPYQPEIAQGTLQMLFEFQSQVAHLYGCAVANASMYDGSTACWEAVAMASRIARGRKRKVVLSGALHPHYAEVVKTMAKFTDDEIAHAKPAMQASPDTDGLIARIDGDTSCVVVQYPDILGRVTDLQPIADAAHEKGALLIVVNTEPVALGAIKSPGEMGADIVVGEGQSIGVGLQFGGPYLGLFAVRDPRHVRMMPGRLCGETQDAEGKRGFVLTLSTREQHIRREKATSNICTNSGLCALAFSVHMTLLGEKGLRALAMENHRLASLAADKLAEVPGVSVLNDSFFNEFTIRLGQDARAVVRKLAKDNILAGVSLGRLFPEHEELSDGLIVAVTETTTEEDIETLASALKEVLA; from the coding sequence ATGCGCTACCTACCCCTGACCGATGCCGACCGTTCGGCGATGCTTGAGAAGATCGGCGCGCCTGACGTCGATGCGCTGTTTGTCGATGTGCCCGAAGAGGCGCGGCTCGACGGTCCGATCCATGGCCTGCCGATGCATGCCAGCGAGATGGCGGTCGAAAAGCATATGCGCACGCTGTCGAAGAAGAACCTCGCGGCCTCCGATGCGGCCTTCTTCCTCGGCGCAGGCGCTTACAAGCACCACGTGCCCGCAAGCGTCGATCATATCATCCAGCGCGGCGAGTTCCTGACCGCCTACACGCCTTACCAGCCGGAAATCGCGCAGGGCACGCTGCAGATGCTCTTCGAGTTCCAGAGCCAGGTCGCGCATCTCTATGGCTGCGCTGTGGCCAATGCCTCGATGTACGACGGTTCGACCGCCTGCTGGGAAGCGGTGGCGATGGCGAGCCGCATCGCGCGCGGCAGGAAGCGCAAGGTCGTGCTCTCGGGCGCGCTGCACCCGCATTACGCCGAGGTCGTGAAGACCATGGCGAAGTTCACCGACGACGAGATTGCGCATGCCAAGCCCGCCATGCAGGCCTCGCCTGATACGGACGGACTCATCGCGCGCATCGATGGCGACACAAGCTGCGTCGTGGTGCAATATCCCGACATCCTCGGCCGCGTCACCGACCTGCAGCCGATTGCTGATGCTGCGCATGAAAAGGGCGCGCTGCTGATCGTCGTCAACACCGAACCGGTGGCGCTGGGCGCGATCAAGTCGCCCGGCGAAATGGGCGCGGACATCGTCGTGGGCGAGGGCCAGTCGATCGGCGTCGGCCTCCAGTTCGGTGGGCCCTATCTCGGCCTCTTCGCCGTGCGCGATCCCAGGCATGTTCGCATGATGCCCGGGCGCCTGTGCGGCGAAACGCAGGATGCGGAGGGCAAGCGCGGCTTCGTCCTGACGCTCTCGACCCGCGAGCAGCATATCCGCCGCGAAAAGGCGACGTCGAACATCTGCACCAATTCGGGCCTCTGCGCGCTGGCGTTCAGCGTCCACATGACGCTGCTGGGCGAGAAGGGCCTGCGTGCCTTGGCGATGGAAAACCACCGCCTCGCCAGCCTCGCCGCCGACAAGCTGGCCGAAGTGCCGGGCGTCTCTGTCCTCAACGACAGCTTCTTCAACGAATTCACCATCCGCCTCGGCCAGGATGCCCGCGCGGTGGTGCGTAAGCTTGCCAAGGACAACATTCTGGCAGGCGTCTCGCTCGGGCGCCTGTTCCCCGAGCACGAAGAGCTGTCCGACGGCCTGATCGTCGCGGTCACCGAAACCACCACCGAGGAGGACATCGAGACACTTGCCTCCGCTTTGAAGGAGGTGCTGGCATGA
- a CDS encoding RidA family protein: MSERRRTTSGSPFEEQFGFCRAIREGNRIIVAGTGPIEPDGSSTQGDAGAQAARCCELIIAAIEDHGGSAGDVVRTRMFLTDFDEQAAVGKVHARFFGAAKPAATMVGAPWLCRKEWKVEIEAEAIVQR; this comes from the coding sequence GTGAGCGAGCGCCGGCGCACCACCAGCGGATCGCCCTTCGAGGAGCAATTCGGCTTCTGCCGCGCCATTCGCGAAGGCAATCGCATCATCGTGGCGGGCACCGGCCCGATTGAGCCCGACGGCTCCTCCACCCAAGGCGATGCCGGCGCACAGGCCGCGCGCTGCTGCGAGCTGATAATCGCGGCGATAGAGGATCATGGCGGAAGCGCAGGCGACGTCGTGCGCACCCGCATGTTCCTCACCGACTTCGACGAGCAGGCAGCCGTGGGCAAAGTCCACGCGCGCTTCTTTGGCGCCGCAAAACCGGCCGCAACAATGGTCGGCGCACCATGGCTTTGCCGCAAGGAATGGAAAGTCGAAATCGAGGCCGAAGCAATCGTTCAGCGCTAG
- a CDS encoding DUF819 domain-containing protein translates to MISDDRIILGILAALLAFVFATRDRPGWKKFYVFVPIILVCYLVPSLFVTTGLIDTSESQLWPVAKDYFLPAALFLMTLSIDIKGILGLGSKAIIMFLTATVGIILGGPLALWIVAQFDPTVIGSGDTAAWRGLATLAGSWIGGGANQTAMLEVYGYPLQGFAALLAVDIIVAEIWMIFLLYGAGAHERVDKWLGADSSSITRLQEKMQDYSDSIERVAKANDYILLFGVTFAVVGLSHLLGGWLGNFFAELQGEDATLASSFFWVVVVSTTAGLLASFTRARELEGIGASKFGVLFIFLLVAIIGTRMDVTKIMDAPAFMAIGAIWMLFHIVLLLVVAKIIKAPFFFVAVGSKANVGGAASAPVVAGAFHPALAPVGVLLAVLGYALGTYGAILCAQLMAGVG, encoded by the coding sequence ATGATCAGCGACGATCGCATTATTCTCGGCATTCTGGCCGCACTTCTGGCCTTCGTTTTCGCGACGCGCGACAGGCCCGGGTGGAAGAAGTTCTATGTCTTCGTGCCGATCATCCTCGTCTGCTATCTCGTGCCCTCTCTCTTCGTGACGACCGGGCTGATCGATACCAGCGAAAGCCAGCTGTGGCCGGTCGCCAAGGACTATTTCCTTCCCGCCGCGCTGTTCCTGATGACGCTCAGCATCGACATCAAGGGCATCCTCGGCCTCGGCAGCAAGGCGATCATCATGTTCCTGACCGCGACGGTCGGGATCATCCTGGGCGGACCGCTCGCGCTCTGGATCGTCGCTCAATTCGACCCCACCGTGATCGGATCGGGCGATACCGCCGCATGGCGCGGGCTGGCAACTCTGGCCGGCAGCTGGATCGGTGGCGGCGCGAACCAGACCGCCATGCTCGAAGTCTATGGCTATCCGCTCCAAGGTTTTGCCGCCCTGCTCGCGGTCGACATCATCGTGGCCGAGATCTGGATGATCTTCCTGCTTTATGGCGCAGGCGCGCATGAGCGGGTCGACAAATGGCTCGGCGCGGACAGTTCCTCGATCACCAGGCTGCAGGAAAAGATGCAGGACTATTCGGACAGCATCGAGCGCGTGGCCAAGGCGAACGATTACATCCTGCTGTTCGGGGTCACTTTTGCGGTCGTGGGCCTGTCGCACCTGCTCGGCGGGTGGCTGGGCAACTTCTTTGCAGAGCTGCAGGGCGAGGATGCGACGCTCGCGAGCAGCTTCTTCTGGGTCGTCGTGGTCTCCACCACCGCGGGCCTCCTTGCCAGCTTCACCCGTGCCCGCGAGCTCGAAGGCATCGGGGCGAGCAAGTTCGGCGTGCTCTTCATCTTCCTGCTGGTGGCGATCATCGGCACGCGGATGGACGTAACCAAGATCATGGACGCACCCGCCTTCATGGCGATCGGCGCGATCTGGATGCTGTTTCACATCGTCCTGCTGCTGGTGGTCGCGAAGATCATCAAGGCGCCGTTTTTCTTCGTGGCCGTGGGCAGCAAGGCCAATGTCGGCGGGGCAGCTTCGGCACCGGTCGTGGCGGGCGCTTTCCACCCTGCCCTGGCACCGGTCGGGGTCTTGCTGGCGGTGCTCGGCTACGCGCTCGGTACCTATGGCGCGATCCTGTGTGCGCAGTTGATGGCGGGCGTCGGCTAG
- a CDS encoding enoyl-CoA hydratase-related protein, with protein MTFETITVEQRDAVTLITLNRPKALNALNSKVLEELIEAFAAYQADSSQLCAVLTGSGDKAFAAGADIKEMSEKEAADFYLDDFFSPWTSEIVKKTRKPWIAAVNGFALGGGCELAMMADFIIASENAKFGQPEIKLGVAPGMGGSQRLTKAIGKSKAMEMCLTGRMMGAEEAERSNLVARVVPHDELLDDAMKTAAQIAAMPPMAAIANKEMVNAAFETSLDQGLIIERRIFQILTASEDKKEGMAAFVEKREGKWKGR; from the coding sequence ATGACTTTCGAAACCATCACCGTCGAACAGCGTGACGCGGTTACGCTGATCACCCTGAACCGCCCCAAGGCGCTCAACGCACTCAACTCCAAAGTGCTCGAGGAACTGATCGAGGCCTTTGCCGCCTATCAGGCCGACAGCAGCCAGCTGTGCGCAGTCCTGACCGGCTCGGGCGACAAGGCCTTTGCCGCCGGCGCCGACATCAAGGAAATGAGCGAGAAGGAAGCGGCAGACTTCTATCTCGACGATTTCTTCAGCCCCTGGACCAGCGAGATCGTGAAGAAGACCCGCAAGCCGTGGATCGCCGCGGTGAACGGCTTCGCGCTTGGCGGCGGGTGCGAGCTCGCCATGATGGCAGATTTCATCATCGCTTCGGAAAACGCCAAGTTCGGCCAGCCCGAAATCAAGCTGGGCGTTGCGCCCGGCATGGGCGGTTCGCAGCGCCTGACCAAGGCCATCGGCAAGTCGAAGGCCATGGAGATGTGCCTGACGGGCCGCATGATGGGCGCCGAGGAAGCCGAGCGCAGCAATCTCGTCGCCCGCGTTGTGCCGCATGACGAGCTGCTCGACGATGCCATGAAGACCGCCGCGCAAATCGCCGCGATGCCGCCGATGGCTGCGATCGCGAACAAGGAAATGGTCAACGCCGCTTTCGAGACGTCGCTGGATCAGGGCCTGATCATCGAACGCCGCATCTTCCAGATCCTCACCGCGAGCGAGGACAAGAAGGAAGGCATGGCCGCCTTCGTCGAAAAGCGCGAGGGCAAGTGGAAGGGGCGCTAG